One genomic window of Myxocyprinus asiaticus isolate MX2 ecotype Aquarium Trade chromosome 5, UBuf_Myxa_2, whole genome shotgun sequence includes the following:
- the LOC127440840 gene encoding gastrula zinc finger protein XlCGF7.1-like isoform X2: protein MDFIKEEREDMGYPEPHRVKNEETEEQIGWMEVKVENQELNEVEEKHQDPHTSITEDKSFSCSQTENNFSQQTTQSTKATKCFTCPQCGKSFTRKLTLKEHIRIHTGENPFTCPQCGKSFRQKGHLTSHVRIHTGENPFTCPQCGKSFRQKTSLNTHKRTHTGEKPFTCPQCAKSFSRKENLNIHMRAHTGERPFTCHYCGERFKYLTNLQNHIHSQHTGAKSFNCDQCDKSFILESDLKIHQDPHLCSFCGESFSCPHRFKEHHKIHTGKMYVCLECGDAFSGAGNLKIHQRIHIQEKPYNCS from the exons ATGGATTTtattaaagaggagagagaggacatGGGTTATCCAGAACCACACAGAGtgaaaaatgaagaaactgaagaaCAAATAG gctggatggaagtgaaagtggaaaatcaagaactgaatgaagtggaggagaaacatcaggATCCTCATACATCCATAACTGAAGACAAATCATTtagttgctcacagactgaaaatAATTTCTCACAACAAACAACTCAAAGCACAAAAGCCACAAAGTGTTTCACctgtcctcagtgtggaaagagtttcacacgtaAATTAACCCTAAAGGAACACATAAGAATACACACTGGAGAGAATCctttcacatgtcctcagtgtggaaagagtttcagacaaAAAGGACACCTTACCAGTCAcgtgagaattcacactggagagaatcctttcacatgtcctcagtgtggaaaaagtttcagaCAAAAAACAAGCCTAAATACCCACAAAAgaactcacactggagagaagcccttCACATGCCCACAGTGTGCAAAGAGTTTCTCACGGAAAGAAAACCTTAACATTCACATGAGAGctcacactggagagagaccGTTCACATGCCATTACTGTGGAGAGAGATTCAAATATTTAACTAATCTTCAAAATCATATTCACTCTCAACACACTGGAGCAAAGtcatttaactgtgatcagtgtgATAAAAGTTTTATCTTGGAATCAGACCTGAAAATTCACCAGGATCCCCATTTGTGCTCTTTTTGTGGAGAGAGTTTTTCATGCCCACACCGTTTCAAAGAGCACCACAAAATTCATACTGGGAAAATGTATGTGTGCCTTGAGTGTGGTGATGCCTTTTCAGGAGCTGGCAACTTGAAGATACACCAAAGAATCCATATTCAAGAAAAACCTTACAACTGTTCATAA